One window of the Epinephelus moara isolate mb chromosome 24, YSFRI_EMoa_1.0, whole genome shotgun sequence genome contains the following:
- the LOC126385706 gene encoding cytochrome c1, heme protein, mitochondrial — protein MAALRVVVLSGSGRALLGTPKAIKTPVAKMSFASLPRNKKVALTTLGVVTAGGAGLALMLHQAVKASDLELHPPNYPWSHAGPLSSLDHASIRRGYQVYKQVCSACHSMEYLAFRNLVGVSHTEAEVKAIAEEVEVVDGPDESGEMFTRPGKLSDYFPKPYPNAEAARVANNGALPPDLSYIVNARHGGEDYVFSLLTGYCEPPAGVTVREGLYYNPYFPGQAIGMAPPIYNEVLEYDDGTPATMSQVAKDVCTFLRWAAEPEHDQRKRMGLKLLLGSGILIPLIYYMKRHRWSVLKSRKIAYRPPK, from the exons ATGGCGGCGCTACGAGTCGTGGTGCTATCGGGGAGTGGGAGAGCCCTCCTCGGCACACCGAAAGCTATCAAGACCCCCGTG GCCAAAATGTCCTTCGCCAGCCTGCCTCGAAACAAGAAGGTTGCCCTGACGACACTAGGTGTGGTTACAGCTGGCGGGGCAGGGCTCGCGCTGATGCTGCACCAAGCCGTTAAAGCCTCTGACCTTGAGCTCCACCCCCCTAACTACCCCTGGAGCCACGCTGGACCTCTTTCCTCTCTGGACCATGCTAG TATTCGTCGTGGTTACCAGGTGTATAAGCAAGTGTGTTCGGCCTGCCACAGTATGGAGTACCTGGCCTTCAGAAACCTGGTGGGAGTGTCGCATACGGAGGCTGAGGTTAAGGCCATCGCTGAGGAg GTTGAGGTCGTGGACGGACCTGATGAGAGTGGAGAGATGTTCACCCGGCCAGGAAAGCTGTCAGACTACTTCCCAAAGCCCTACCCCAACGCCGAGGCAGCTCGGGTCGCCAATAACGGAGCCCTGCCCCCAGACCTCAGCTACATTGTCAATGCCAG ACATGGAGGAGAGGATTACGTGTTCAGCCTGCTGACAGGATACTGCGAACCTCCAGCAGGAGTGACGGTGAGAGAGGGACTCTACTACAACCCATACTTCCCTGGCCAGGCCATCGGCATGGCTCCGCCCATCTACAACGAGGTGCTGGAGTATGACGATG GAACTCCTGCCACCATGAGCCAGGTCGCTAAAGATGTATGTACGTTTTTGAGGTGGGCTGCCGAGCCAGAGCACGACCAACGCAAACGCATGGGACTGAAG TTGCTGCTGGGCTCAGGCATCCTCATCCCTCTGATCTACTATATGAAGAGACACAGGTGGTCTGTGCTGAAGAGCAGGAAGATCGCCTACAGGCCTCCCAAgtaa
- the LOC126385697 gene encoding zinc-binding protein A33-like, whose product MSAGSEEDLSCPVCRDIFKDPVVLACSHSFCKDCLQNWWTEKYIQECPVCKRRSSRGDPPCNLVLKKLCEALLLKRETRASAESETLCSVHSEKLKLFCLNHQQPVCVVCLHSETHSGHTFRPVNEVALDHRKELLKCLRPLQQKLRLFEDVKGNCDQTAEHIKVQALHTERLIKEQFKKLHQFLQEEEEARISALREEEERKTRMMKKKIEALSREIAALSDTVRATEDELRAEDISFLYNYKAAVERVQQRPLLDDPQLVSGALIDEAKHLGNLTFNIWNKMKDMVSYTPVILDPNTAHPELILTEDLTSALFGEKQKLPDNPERFDYFRIVLGSEGFNSGTHSWDVEVGDNTDWFVGVAAASVQKKGKHPCSLWRVGYLNGKYTARSLSDPSIVLSMRRKLQRIRVKLDWDKGNLSFSDSDTNTHIHTFTHTFTERLFPYFNTINARPLKILQSPVFAVV is encoded by the coding sequence ATGTCTGCCGGGTCTGAGGAGGatctctcctgtcctgtctgccGTGATATCTTCAAAGACCCCGTTGTCCTGGCATGCAGCCACAGCTTCTGTAAAGACTGTCTGCAGAACTGGTGGACGGAGAAATACATACAGGAGTGTCCAGTCTGTAAGAGAAGATCATCAAGGGGTGATCCACCTTGTAACTTGGTGCTAAAGAAGCTGTGTGAGGCCCTCTTACTGAAGAGAGAGACGAGGGCTTCAGCAGAATCTGAGACTCTCTGTAGTGTGCACTCTGAGAAACTCAAACTCTTCTGTCTGAACCATCAGCAGCCggtgtgtgttgtttgtctgcATTCAGAAACACACTCTGGACACACATTCAGACCTGTTAATGAAGTCGCACTGGATCACAGAAAGGAGCTGCTGAAGTGCCTGAGGCCCTTACAGCAGAAACTGAGGCTGTTTGAAGACGTTAAAGGAAACTGTGACCAAACAGCAGAACACATTAAGGTCCAGGCCCTACACACAGAGAGGCTGATTAAGGAGCAGTTTAAGAAGCTTCACCAGTTTCtacaagaggaagaggaggccagGATCTCTGCtctgagggaggaagaggagcggAAGACTCGGATGATGAAAAAGAAGATTGAGGCTCTGAGCAGAGAGATAGCAGCTCTTTCAGACACagtcagagccacagaggacgAGCTGAGAGCTGAAGACATCTCCTTCCTGTACAATTACAAggctgcagtggaaagagtccagcagcgccccctgctggatgATCCACAGCTGGTCTCAGGAGCTCTGATAGACGAGGCCAAACACCTGGGCAACCTGACCTTTAACATCTGGAACAAGATGAAGGACATGGTCTCCTACACTCCTGTGATTCTGGATCCAAACACTGCTCATCCAGAACTCATCCTGACTGAAGATCTGACCAGTGCGCTATTTGGAGAGAAACAGAAGCTTCCTGACAATCCAGAGAGGTTTGACTACTTTCGGATTGTCCTGGGCTCCGAGGGCTTTAACTCTGGGACTCACAGCTGGGATGTTGAGGTTGGAGACAACACAGACTGGTTTGTTGGTGTGGCAGCAGCGTCCGTCCAGAAGAAGGGAAAACACCCATGTAGTTTATGGAGAGTAGGGTACCTTAACGGTAAATACACAGCACGCTCTCTATCAGATCCCTCCATAGTTCTGTCAATGAGGAGGAAGCTCCAGAGGATCAGAGTTAAACTGGACTGGGACAAAGGAAATCTGTCATTCTCTGATTCtgatactaacacacacatacacaccttcacacacactttcactgagAGGCTGTTTCCATACTTTAACACTATAAATGCACGCCCACTGAAGATATTACAAAGCCCTGTCTTTGCAGTAGTATGA